Genomic segment of Vulpes lagopus strain Blue_001 chromosome 7, ASM1834538v1, whole genome shotgun sequence:
TGGGTGGTGGTTTTAGCAAACACCCGGTATTCAAGATGGGTCTCTGGACACAGGGATGAAGTGGCTCTCACTAGAACAGCTTCATGTAAGGATTTCTGGGGAGGCTTCATGCTGCTGGCTGTGGGTCAAAGTGGTCTCAGGGTAGAGGTAATGGGAGGATCCCAAAGCCTCAAATTCTGGCAGGACATGCTAGCAGGGAGCCAAGGGGACATGCCCTGGAGTCAGCTTCAGGGGAGTGTGAAGCTGGGGCTTTTCAAGTCCACTTCCAAGATAAGAAAGACTGTTGGATGTCTCATGCCAGATTAGAATCTGtatcacaggggcacctgggtggctcagcagttgagcatctgcctttggctcaggtcatgatcccagagtcctggaatcgagtcccgcatcaggctccgttcaaggagcctgcttctccctctgcctatgcctctgcctctctctgtgtctcccatgaataaataaataaaatctttaaaaaaagaaaagaatctataTTGTATTTGCATGGATGGTTTTTCTTAGTTTGGGGTGTTTTACAGGTTCCTTAATGGAAATCAAAGAAGGATAAGACAATGAGGGAGACATGGGCATGCATTTTGTTGCACTTCAAATAGCAGCAGCATTTGTCCAGAAACCCTCCAAGTTCTACCTCCCCATGTCAAAAATTTCAATATCCTGTAAGAAAGCATCAGAACTTCCATGAACAGGGATCAGATCCTCCAAGTACCAAAACCACATAATCCAGTTCCTGAGACGGCGGGTGCCCAGGCTGCAGGTGCTCTTTACCTTGCGTCTGAATGTCTCTACTGGGATCTACTCACTTTAAAGGTGTGGAAGAGTCACACAGTGCCGTTGGGAGCTCCACTAAATGGTCCCCACTGACGACTAATAAGGTGAGCTTCTTTAAGTTAAGCAAGGCATAAGGAAGATAGGTCAGCTTGTTCTTATACAAGAGAAAGGTCTGCAGTTCTTCTAGCCTAAAAAGAAGTCAAAGGGATCAGACCATAAGGATTAACTTCATAAAAAAGTGAATGGCAAATAAATTTAGGTATGAAATCCCTACATAGTTTATATATGCAACCCTTATGAGAATAAACTGactttaaagtttaaataaaaccaTGCCAGGTGACctgatttggggttttttaagttttcatggACTTAATCACCAATGGAGGACAAATACAGCAGCAGGATAAGCAGATTGCACAAGAGACACTAGTCTGGGAGCGGCCGGACAACCAGTACACCTCTCCAAGCATCTGTCACATTCCTTGGGGGGCAGCAGGGCATGGGAAGGGAACTCTACTGGAGTTGGGCCTAGAATGAACAGATTTGAGCAACAGATTTCCTGGTGTATATCTTGAAAGCACAGTATTCTTCTCCCGTCTGATATTCtaactttaaaatggaaagaaacctgcagaatgaaaaggaaatgagcaAAATGAGCTCCAGAtaggttttacttattttccattttattctaacTCGATGAGCCTCCCCTAGTTTTTCCTTGCATTCATTTGCAAAATCTTGACGGATCTCACAAATATTTCACAAAGTCCCCCTTGTGTTTCAAACTAAAACAATTCCCACTTAGTCTCACAAAGCTGGAAAACACACACATCATAGGTACCAGGAGTAGAAAAAGGTCATATGAAGGACCAGCAGAACTAAGCCAGTTTTGGCTTATGTGTCACGACAGCTTACTTATCATGCTGTATCTTTATAAAGTCTGTAGATTCCAGGAGGCCagatattttgtttcattcaccattttaaattccTGGCTTCTCATACAGGAGCCTGATATCAttggtggaatgaatgaatgaataaatgagtgaatgaatggatctTAACATGattcagtataattttttttttttttaagtaagctctatgctcaACATGGGCTTCAAGTCACTACCCCacgatcaggagttgcatgctctaccaattgagccaaccaggcggctcagtataattattttttaaacacaaaatacaAGGATACAATTGGAAAAACCTGACTACTCATATCAGTTTTGTTTGAAAGGTGATGTgtgataaatcaataaatgaaaccAGTAAAAATTATTCTCACTGATATTCTAAACATGGAGCAAAACATTCCTCTTCCATCTTTAACACATAGGTAGAAACATGGAGTGGTAGGTTTCTCTTCCAAATATAATACTATACTTTGTTATTTCTGTGGGGTAAAGGAAAGTTAATGATGTCATTCTGTTGAGGACTCAAGTAAATTAACAGTCACCAAGATAATGGAGATGTGTTCaaacgcacatacacacacgtataacATGTAGGACGAAGACTGGAAACTATCTTATTATATAAAGAACAAAGCACATTTCCCAGAAACAATAAGCTCTTGGAAAATCCATTGATTTCAAAGACCATTCGCACGTTATGCATGTTAAAAATGTTAACGGTGTTTAAGGCGTTAGTAACTGATGCATACACCTCACCTTCAGGATGCGAGTAGCTACCTGTCTATATCTTGGGGCAGGTCATTCAGGCTATTATTGCTCATATCCAACCACTGCAAATTACACATCCTCAGGACACAGATTGGGACACTGGCAAACTTGTTTGCTGAGATATCTACGAACGTAACTTGCTTCAAGTTACTTAACTAGAAAGGAATAACAACATATTCTAATTACTTTTGTAAGACCGGGAATCTTCAACTAATAATTTTCAGGGAATATTTCATCCCACAGGCACTTCTAAGAATATATGCAACACAGATCAGTAGAGTATGTATTTTGGGAGCGCTGACGATGTGCTCCATGCTGGGGATGCTACAGTCAACAGCACACAACAGATGCCCTCCAGGAGTTCACACTTTTGAAAATAAGCAACACAATTCTATGTAGCAAGAACTAATGTGAAGAAGTTTTCAACCAGCAGTGCTTGGTAACACAGACCTAAGGGGCTAATGTGCCAATGTCACAGTAGGATAAGGGCCAGGGGTCAGAAAAGATTTCACAGAGAGTGGGGTTTTTGCACTGGGTCCTGCAGTTCCTGGACAGGTAGAAAGATAGGGAAGTGAATTCCAGATGGGGAACAGCATGTACAAAGTCACAGAAGACAAAAAGCGcaagccttaaaaaaatagaatgacttAAAGACAGCCACAAGGAGTTCTGGCAAATCTTAAAAAGACTCACATTTGAACTCATAAAAGGACATGGCAAGTAATCAGAAATCTCTACTCTTTATGTCTACATGGTAACTGGATGTGAAGGgaaatacatgttttttattttgagctCAAATCTATGACAACTGAATAAAGTAGGAAGAGTGTCCCatgtttggatttgtttttgtaAGTCAGGTCGTGGTTATGACATACAGAAGGAGCTACCTTTTACTGACTTATTTTCAGAGTCCACAAATAGAATTTGGCCTGCCTCTCAGAATATATTTTCAAGACTGTTATGTAATATGCAATATGGAGCCAGTTGGACCAACAGAAGGAATGActgaaatatagaaaagaaagaagcaataaGCTTATGTCTCTTTTTACCTTAATATAATACCTCGTTCCATACTGCTGCATTTGCTTTAGTGGCACACAGGTCAAACTCACCCCCTTGAATGGGCACATTCTAATTTTACTCttgttttgaatttataaaaataaatgtgaagacaGTAATGTGACAGCAAATAAGTCATCAAAAAAGATGTTTGGGGTGCCCATAACTCAGTCCAAAGTCTCTGACTGTGTTGCTGGGGTTCTCAGATCAGCTGAAAAATCAAGACTGAATTACCTAGTGTctcttatatttcttctttttacaatAAATGTAGAAGGTACATTTTTCAgactgtaaaagaaaaagttctttactttttttaaaaaaagatttattagaggaagagagagagagagagagagagatcacaagcagagggagcggcgggcagagggaaaagcagggagcctgacatgggggttTGATCAtgtccagggatcatgacctgagctaaaggcagactcttaactgactgagccacccaagcaccccaacttctttcctttaaatatcCTCAATATGTTAAGacttttgtgaaaattaaaataaggaaaatcataGTGGCATTAAACTAGCAAGGAGAGCAAGTGCCTAGATATAGTCACTCCTCACTAGCTACTTTCATCAAgggcaaaatgaaataaactctTTTGAAATGTAGTTATATTTGCTTGAAAATTCCAGTGCTGTCCAAATAAAAATCTGACATTCTGTCAGAGTAAATACAATACTCATTTACACAGAAGTTTCCTTATCTTTACCTTTGTCTCAAAATTCCTGGTAGTTCCCTCCATGAGCCATTCAGTCTACTTGCAGTCTGTTTGAATTTGATTTCTGAATTGCATCAATTGTTTGTGTGAGAAACATCCTCATAAAGACAGGAGCAACGATGTGAGTACATTGAACCCTACTGAACCATACAGTTAAAAATAGTCACAATGGTAAATGTAATATTATGTTtctaaccataaaaaaaaaatttaggggcagctggttggctcagtcaggtggctcagtggttaagtgtctggtttggttcaggtcatgatctcggggtcctgggattgggccccacatcgggctccttgctcagcagaaagtctgcttatccctcttcctcctccctactgctcatgttctgtctctttctctctctcaaacaaataaataaaatcttttaaaaaaatgtttttttaatgccAGCATTTGGATATGGCATCCAGGAAAACAGTGCTTTCCTGAGTCTGTAGAGACCAGAACCTGCAGTGCTATGTgcttcctttggataaatacaagGTTAAGATATGACCATGCAGCCCGAGACATGACCATGAAGCCCTTCTTCAGGCTGAGACGTGACCCGGCAGCCTGTCTTCAGCTACATAGTTTGTATGTATCTTGAATAAACCATAATTTGCACAGGTGGCTGAATTTGTGGCCACTGAGAACCATTCAGGCTTGAATTGGTGAAGATAGTAAAGAGTCAGTGAGCTATTAGAACAGAGCCAACTGGGGAAGTATAACAAGTACAGAGCATTTACAGAATCCCATTCAGAGCAAAGAGCCTAAAAATCTATATCCACAGTACACTTGTTCCCACAGATGTCAATATAGGTTAAGTGAATCAGCAGCACGTGGCCGTTtgccaggaaaaaagaaaacaaattgtggCTGCTGAGTGCTGCTTTATATGCCATCTCATGTGGACTAACTGCAAACAGGCAAGACTGAATTTTGAGCAATGATAGAATTATCCTAAATTTGAATTATGGTGAATTGTACACTTATAATGGTTGGATTTGGGAGTATAcaagttatatctcaataaaggtaggaggagagaaaggacagagaggAAAGCCTAGGAGGCTGTTGTTCCAGGCCAGATGATGGACAGCACGGGCTTGGACTAGGGTGTTAGTGGCAAGATGCTGGGTGGTAGTCAGATACAGAACCTATTCTCAAGGGCATTTTCAACAGGACTTACTTACAGAGTGGATACAGGGCATGGGAACAAGAGAGGTCATGATGACTTGGCTTGCTTCCAGCCTGGATGACCGAGAAAAGACTGAGCCAGTTTCTAAACTGGGGAGGCCTGGAGAATGAGCGGTCTCATGCAGGGAGTCACGGCCCTGGGGGACACCCCTCACCTGGACCACTGTTGGGCATTTCCTGGGGCAACAGCAGAAGCAGCCACTTCCTCCCACCCAGGAATTTCCAGGCAAGGAGAGTAACACCCAATCTAGGGCTATAATCAGCAGCCAGGGCCTTGTCAGCACCACACTAGCAATACTGTCTCCAGTCTGTTCGTGACCAGCAGGATTAGGAGATGGCTATCTTCCTTCAGCATAAGAAGCCTGTTGAGTTTTATTTGCCAACAAACACTCTTCCCTCTCAGCTGCTCCATTTTATCAGAATGTGATTTGAATCATTTCTCCAATGAATACAGATTAAAAGTCACCAATGAATATTGTTTAAATTAATGGGCTTTCAAAAAATCCTATCTGTAAGATTACTTTGTTTACCTGCCAGTTTTTATGAAtatatcaacttttaaaaaaaaaaaaaactttacctaTTTCCAATTGTTTCCAATTTATTGTGCCACTATGGATAAATAAGTCTGGATCTGCATTACAGACAAGAGGCATCATACACTGaataggaattaaataaaaatatctcgtATGAAAACAGGATGTTTTGcctagttttgtttgtttttgatagcTTTTCTGAACTGAACTTACACTCAGCTCCTGGCCTAGTGTAAGAACATTATAAAAGATCTTCTAATTGCTGGTATAGGGCGATTAAAGTGTcaagaaaatataacataataaagATGGATTTCACCTTGTAAAATATCTCCCCTGCATTATGGATCATCCCATGTCATAAACCAAATAGAAGTAAATCATAGTGCAAATATAATTGCTTTCTTACTTCAAAGGGGAGCTCGGTTAATTCTAGGTTTCCAGAACAGTCCAATCTCTCTAGATTTTCACAGTCCCCCAGTTCTGGAGGAATGCTCCTCAGATGGTTGAAACTCACATTGAGCTCTTTCAGGTTCTTCAAACAACCTGTCATCAGAACAAATGAACATCCGTGGGGGAAGATCCCTTAAGGTTTTTTAACAACAAACATGaaacaaagatataaaacatttttataaatgatgatGGGGAAGGCATGAaacataattttgtatttgttttttaagcaccTTATTAAATGTCAACTTGTCTTTTAGCCTGAGCATGTCAGTCTTTGATCAGAGAATTTTTTGCTTACTCTCTGGTAAGCAAAATCCTTCATGGAACTACTGGCAACCCCCAGACCTTCGCCCCTAACActccaagagaaagagaagcagcaatGGTCATTGTAGTCTTCATTTTAAGGTACTGCAGCTGAACAGAAAAATGATGGAGAATTATGAAATGTTGATCAAAAGGACATAATAGGCAAAACTTATACAGGAATAAGTGGTTGTATTTTATGTTAACAGTGAACATGTCATTGCATGCTTAACttctaaaactaaaagaaaatatgggtgcaagctggtgtagcccctctggaaaacagtgtggaggtttctcaagaagttaaaaatagagctaccctacaacccagcaattgcactactgggtatttactccatgACACAGAGGTAGTGAAATAACGGacatctgcacccccatgttcatagcagcaacgtccacagtAGCTAAACCGTGGAAGGGgccacaatgtccttcgacagatgagtggataaaggagatgtggcatatatatgcaatgggatattactcagccatcagaaaggggaatacctaccatttacatttgtggatggaactggagggtattatgctgagtgaaataagttaatcggagaaagacaatcatcatatggtttcactcatgtgaggaatataagaaatagtgaaaggggctgtaagggaagggaggggaaactggggaaaaattagagaggaagacaaaccatgagagactcctaattctgggaaacaaacaaagggttgcagaaggggtggtgggtggagggatggggtaactgggtgactggcgctaaggaaggcacgtgatggaatgagaactgggtgttacactatatgttggcaaattgaagttaaattttttaaaacagaaaagaaaaagttctggaacACGGCATTGCTCACTCATGGGACTTCTAGCTTCTGAGCCATTGGCAAATGTCTGTGCTGAGTTCTGCAGGTGGGATGGTGACATCACCGCCCTGAGCAAGGTGCAGCTCTGGGACCACAGGAAACACCCCGGCCCAGCAGCGACCTGGGCCAGGAGGGGAAGGAAGCGCCAGGCCACCACCTGTCCACCACCTGCCGGCTTGCCAGACGAGAGAACACGGGAGGCTCCCACCAGGGAACATACCAATTTCAGCTGGAAGTCGGGAGATTTGGTTTTTTGGCAGATCCAGAATTCTCATCGCTTGAAACAGCTCAATATAGGTAGGAATGTTTTGAATCAGGGTATTACTGATGTGCCATTCTTTCAGGTGTGTCTGCTCCTTCAAGGAATCGGGGAGCTCCTACAATAGAATGAATTACATCAGCCACAGCTGGTTCCCCAAGGTGTCGGAGCCCTAGCTGAGTGGTGGTGTGCACAAAGCCAAGTACAACTGGGCATTAACATAAAAGACAGGAGGCGAGAGGGCACAGGTAAGAGCAATAGACCTTACCTTAGCCAGCTCTACAGTCACTCCACGAAGCCACTTTCAGATTCTGCGATTGCCCTTGATTTCACAATAGCAGATTAGCCCAATTTCAAAACAGCTGTGAATTCACGATATTAAGATCAAATGCCCCAGTGCACACAACCAGGCTCACACCCACAGCCACGACATATATTTACAacgcactattttttttttttacaacgcACTACTTTAAcactttctgaaaacaaaatctgTCCATGCACTAGGTTTTAAAATCTGTGCTACATGTCCCTTCCCAGGTAGCTGCTTGATAGAGATCTAATATTTGCCGTGCCAAATTTCTCAATGTTTTTATGAGTCAGTCATATGAAAGCACCAGAAAGACAGCGAAGAGACCGGAATTCTGGGCCAGGCTCTGCCTTTTTCCAGGTACACCACCACCCTGCACCTTCATTTGTGAAGTGACAGAGGAACTGGGCGGAACCAAGGCCTCTCCCAGCTCGAGGGCTCTGGGATACAATTGTAAAGGTGCTGAGAAGTGCTTCTCAATGTAGGTTCTCCAGGTGGGCTGGGTAGCCCCTATGGGGTAAGTGCTTA
This window contains:
- the LRRC2 gene encoding leucine-rich repeat-containing protein 2; amino-acid sequence: MGHKVVVFDISVVRALWETRVKKHKAWQKKEKERLEKSALEKIKEEWNFVAECRRKGIPQAAYCKNGFVDTSVRLLEKIERNSLTRQSSLSKERDKQSSPFVFELSGEQWTELPDSLKEQTHLKEWHISNTLIQNIPTYIELFQAMRILDLPKNQISRLPAEIGCLKNLKELNVSFNHLRSIPPELGDCENLERLDCSGNLELTELPFELSNLKQVTFVDISANKFASVPICVLRMCNLQWLDMSNNSLNDLPQDIDRLEELQTFLLYKNKLTYLPYALLNLKKLTLLVVSGDHLVELPTALCDSSTPLKFVSLMDNPLDNTQCQDDVEVMESERDRQCFDKEVLKAYLEDLKERESVPSYTTKVSFSLQL